One genomic window of Trichomycterus rosablanca isolate fTriRos1 chromosome 1, fTriRos1.hap1, whole genome shotgun sequence includes the following:
- the pidd1 gene encoding p53-induced death domain-containing protein 1 — protein sequence MERTDQRRKVSRGDSREEENGDESGRVGHLKYKMTLESGPGEDIKKSTVLSCPAGPTLDAAQRQILNKRQCSEEMKELESNVEVNGKVLQSIQPSLRKEPYGQFKNVQPISPVSCEYTDATSSSTSSCPSSSGLFSALSLSSSSPQLSLTPSLPTSVELDTMLGNKSLVLDVYRSGAAVMPALWESVPEQMRRVRCARLGSEDEEALKEALFVLPHLTQLRSLTIRGYRFYDAQGEPLPGLLTSIPPSSSSLSLLVHLDLSFNCLSDLPACLLSLSHLSELLLCYNQLSSLPDEVAGLIALRHLNLLGNKLQCLPSGVGLLLQLQTLDVSSNQLESLPEELGQLKHLQTLELSFNKLKELPKTLGSLHSLTVLNISSNELRSVPEFLPNQTKVNVYNNPLGRPPTPPPLPPVPAADTAIPELHLAFNKHWFNISPAGGHVFVPGGAEVLFPRGCVKSPTQFKWAESKPNKKWIWLEEHDLLLSTPLELLPHGATFHKPVEVCVPYHRTRKGEVVVRKYDGQSWSTLTTVTRRGSPKHSSRPRGRPARLACCSVTQFSSFVAVSRPVRDSCSVSHAGALLVSSYDNGIKLTFPPDCTTQMRTVTLQVLQVAQSVVQDLTGDPQARASPLLCLSQTPSMHFLQPVKVQIPLPPGLTGHTVDVSRLHLLHGDPVAQTWTDITSQVYLYTTHLYAIFSVTHFSWYWLWYTTHSCISGVVRKVYHRLRQFRVQFLVLQRKNDLTQVLLQCLPSDKIDNRLASLSEQYDGPQPSDVCSLLEGEQFFAGFERGIDLSSDRPDCREGRLVFTFYSHLKNIKEVHVSPTHKQEQIVRGQVSFYRGEVPSDLPEELVQKRKGLNCQWMATLPLRLPGSDGTGNLYEEKQYPPLNLGDPESGYLTETNLLSISFRISQDWRSIGMNLGISYKELDRIQFKHRDNLGTMVLDMLMHWARGQQKTGAGAVPQLIAALVASRRQDLADEVEDIVNRGKGKYLESLKRVGLETENPTMSTESQPS from the exons GAAAGTATCCAGAGGAGACAGCAGGGAAGAGGAGAATGGAGACGAATCAGGGAGAGTTGGTCATTTAAAATACAAGATGACTCTGGAAAGCGGGCCTGGAGAGGATATAAAAAAGAGCACAGTTCTATCCTGTCCTGCAGGACCAACATTAGATGCAGCTCAACGgcagattttaaataaaagacagtGTTCAGAAGAAATGAAAGAACTGGAAAGCAATGTGGAAGTGAATGGTAAAGTGCTTCAGTCCATACAACCATCTCTTCGAAAGGAACCTTATGGACAATTTAAAAACGTACAACCTATTTCCCCCGTCTCCTGTGAATACACTGATGCCACTTCTTCCTCTACTTCCTCATGCCCATCTTCCTCTGGTCTATTTTCTGCTCTGTCTTTGTCCTCTTCATCTCCACAGCTATCTCTTACTCCTTCTCTTCCAACCTCAGTGGAGTTGGATACAATGTTGGGAAATAAGAGCCTTGTGCTGGATGTGTACCGGAGTGGAGCAGCAGTAATGCCAGCTCTTTGGGAGAGTGTACCTGAGCAAATGAGGCGAGTACGGTGCGCCCGACTGGGCTCGGAGGATGAGGAGGCACTGAAAGAAGCTCTCTTTGTTCTTCCTCATCTCACTCAACTGCGCTCTTTAACAATTAGAG GCTACCGCTTCTATGATGCCCAAGGCGAGCCCCTTCCAGGCCTTTTGACATCTATTCCTCCCTCATCCTCCTCTCTTTCCCTTCTTGTTCACCTGGATCTTTCATTCAATTGTCTCTCGGATCTCCCGGCTTGCTTGCTTTCTCTTTCTCATCTATCAGAGCTTCTCCTCTGCTATAACCAGCTGAGCAGTCTTCCGGATGAGGTGGCTGGCCTCATAGCTCTTCGCCATCTCAACTTGCTAGGGAATAAACTGCAATGCCTGCCCTCAGGAGTGGGTCTTCTGCTGCAGCTGCAGACACTGGATGTGTCCTCCAACCAGCTAGAGAGTCTTCCTGAGGAGCTGGGCCAGCTAAAGCATCTTCAGACCCTGGAGCTTTCATTTAATAAGCTTAAAGAACTTCCAAAAACACTGG gCTCTTTACACTCATTGACGGTGTTGAACATCAGCAGTAATGAACTGAGGAGTGTCCCTGAATTCCTGCCTAACCAAACCAAAGTGAATGTATATAATAACCCTCTGGGCCGCCCCCCGACTCCTCCGCCACTCCCACCTGTACCAGCAG CCGACACTGCAATCCCAGAGCTACACCTCGCCTTTAACAAGCACTG GTTTAACATATCGCCTGCTGGAGGTCATGTGTTTGTTCCTGGAGGGGCAGAAGTCCTGTTTCCTAGGGGGTGCGTTAAGAGCCCTACACAGTTTAAGTGGGCCGAAAGCAAACCAAACAAGAAGTGGATATGGCTTGAGGAGCATGACCTTTTACTGAGTACTCCATTGGAACTCCTCCCACATGGTGCTACATTTCATAAG CCTGTAGAGGTGTGTGTTCCCTACCACAGGACTCGAAAAGGAGAGGTGGTAGTACGCAAATATGATGGTCAGTCATGGAGCACACTAACCACCGTGACCAGAAGAGGGAGCCCGAAGCACAGCAGCAGACCCAGAGGCAGACCAGCCAGG ctaGCATGCTGCTCTGTGACACAGTTCTCCTCGTTTGTGGCTGTCTCTCGTCCGGTTAGAGACTCTTGCTCAGTATCGCATGCAGGAGCTCTGCTGGTGTCCAGCTACGACAATGGGATCAAACTTACATTTCCCCCTGATTGCACCACACAGATGCGGACTGTTACATTACAG GTTCTGCAGGTGGCACAATCGGTTGTGCAGGATCTGACTGGAGACCCACAGGCCAGGGCTAGCCCCCTTCTTTGCCTCTCCCAAACTCCCAGCATGCATTTCCTTCAGCCAGTCAAAGTGCAGATACCCCTGCCACCCGGACTCACTG gccATACAGTGGATGTATCTCGATTGCACCTGCTGCATGGTGACCCTGTGGCCCAAACTTGGACTGATATCACCTCTCAGGTGTATCTATACACCACACACCTTTATGCCATCTTTTCCGTCACACACTTCTCATG GTACTGGCTGTGGTACACCACTCATAGTTGTATCAGTGGAGTTGTAAGGAAGGTGTACCACAGGCTGAGGCAGTTTAGGGTCCAGTTCCTGGTGCTGCAGAGAAAAAATGATCTTACGCAAGTGCTGCTGCAGTGCCTGCCTTCAGACAAG aTTGACAATCGGCTTGCTTCTTTATCAGAGCAGTATGATGGTCCTCAGCCATCAGATGTGTGCAGCCTGCTGGAGGGAGAGCAGTTCTTTGCTGGATTTGAGAGAGGGATAGACCTTAGCTCTG ACCGACCAGACTGCAGAGAGGGAAGACTTGTCTTTACCTTCTACTCTCATCTTAAGAACATTAAAGAAGTGCATGTCAGCCCAACACATAAACAAGAACAAATTGTCAGAGGACAG GTGTCCTTCTACAGAGGTGAGGTGCCCAGTGATCTGCCGGAGGAATTGGTTCAGAAAAGGAAAGGCCTAAACTGCCAATGGATGGCCACACTTCCCCTCAGACTTCCA GGCTCGGACGGTACAGGCAATCTATATGAGGAGAAGCAGTATCCTCCGTTAAACCTGGGGGATCCTGAGAGCGGCTACCTGACCGAGACTAACTTGTTGTCCATCTCGTTCCGCATCAGCCAGGACTGGCGCAGCATTGGAATGAACCTGGGCATCAGCTATAAGGAGCTGGATCGCATTCAGTTCAAACACAG AGATAATCTAGGAACCATGGTATTGGATATGCTAATGCACTGGGCAAGAGGGCAGCAGAAGACAGGAGCAGGGGCAGTTCCACAGCTGATTGCAGCATTGGTGGCGAGCAGGAGGCAGGACCTTGCCGATGAAGTGGAGGACATTGTAAATCGGGGGAAAGGGAAATACTTAGAGTCCCTAAAGAGAGTGGGCCTAGAGACAGAGAACCCAACAATGTCTACTGAGTCTCAACCAAGCTGA